A window of Pyrobaculum aerophilum str. IM2 contains these coding sequences:
- a CDS encoding CPBP family intramembrane glutamic endopeptidase: MPKEVVELVKVQNLLAPLLIPFALVVNTFIAFGEEYGWRGYLTPRLAKRIGWVKASVVTGILWGVWHAPVLMLGHNFFLKFWPPSVALMALYCAAASPFFTYIYLRYGVWGASALHGGVNAFAGIYYLVYPPEPVWLSNPAGFVGTLGWLPLSLYAALKMRKAK, from the coding sequence TTGCCAAAAGAAGTAGTGGAACTCGTAAAAGTACAGAACCTATTGGCCCCTCTACTCATACCCTTTGCGCTTGTGGTAAATACATTTATTGCCTTCGGCGAGGAGTACGGCTGGCGCGGCTACCTAACGCCGAGACTCGCCAAAAGGATAGGCTGGGTTAAAGCGTCTGTTGTGACAGGCATTTTATGGGGGGTTTGGCACGCCCCCGTGCTCATGCTAGGGCATAATTTCTTCCTGAAGTTCTGGCCGCCGTCTGTAGCGCTCATGGCTCTCTATTGTGCCGCCGCGTCGCCCTTCTTTACATACATTTATCTTAGATATGGCGTTTGGGGCGCCTCCGCGCTCCACGGCGGAGTCAACGCCTTTGCTGGGATTTACTACCTCGTATACCCTCCCGAGCCGGTATGGCTTTCAAACCCGGCGGGATTCGTCGGGACTCTGGGCTGGCTACCCCTTTCCCTCTACGCCGCTTTGAAAATGCGTAAAGCGAAGTGA
- a CDS encoding MFS transporter: MLAISCAGLIARFFLVETLRRISTSTSAGYLKELKYVFTSREYSRVIAVMALLGVSFAISPFLAPFLKDVAGMGDYEIAVFFSLYNLVLIPFSLILGHLVDKYKDSIPKFLAVLLYLDAPFIAAFALLTPVAPIFAYAVLGSVFLASIYRAALNIYVSDVFKTHRGLLVALNAVLMANLPGVAVPLVAALWAALGPPLAILLVATATRIGAAALLLAKHSRAR, translated from the coding sequence ATGTTGGCAATTTCTTGCGCCGGGCTTATCGCGAGGTTTTTCCTCGTCGAGACGTTGAGGAGGATATCCACGTCCACCTCGGCGGGCTACCTCAAGGAGCTGAAATACGTCTTTACATCCCGTGAATACAGTAGAGTAATTGCGGTAATGGCCCTCCTCGGCGTGTCTTTCGCCATTTCGCCGTTTTTAGCGCCGTTTTTAAAAGACGTGGCCGGCATGGGCGATTACGAAATCGCAGTGTTTTTCTCGCTTTACAACCTAGTGCTAATACCCTTTTCGCTTATCTTAGGCCATTTGGTGGACAAGTACAAAGACTCTATTCCTAAATTCCTGGCTGTGCTTCTCTACCTCGATGCCCCCTTTATCGCCGCCTTCGCGCTATTAACCCCCGTCGCGCCGATATTCGCATACGCCGTATTGGGAAGCGTCTTCCTGGCGTCGATATACAGAGCGGCGCTCAACATCTACGTATCCGACGTCTTTAAAACCCATAGGGGTCTGCTCGTGGCGCTAAACGCAGTCCTCATGGCCAACCTCCCAGGAGTTGCGGTGCCGCTAGTCGCCGCATTGTGGGCGGCGCTAGGCCCTCCCCTGGCGATCTTGCTAGTGGCGACGGCGACGAGAATAGGAGCCGCGGCGTTGCTGTTAGCAAAGCACAGCCGCGCCCGTTAA
- the aroC gene encoding chorismate synthase, translating to MNTFGREFRITTFGESHGKAVGVVIDGVPAGLPLSEEDIKRELERRMFCHIHWLNPRCEPEEFEILSGVKNGHTQGTPIAIVIWNKRAISSYYDELWMKPRPGHADLAYYLKYGKFYDHRGGGRASGRTTAAIVAAGAVAKKLLSQLGVDVCGHIIELGGIEVRRSYTFEEVKSSWAKPLPVVDDEALAAMLETLRKNAAEGDSVGGGVEIWAVGVPPGLGEPHFGKIKAELAMAAFSIPAVVALDWGAGRALAKMRGSEANDPIIIKSGRPALESNKIGGVLGGITVGEPIYFRVWFKPTPSVRKPQRTVDLAKMEPAVLEFKGRYDVSVVPKALVALEAMTAITLADHALRAGLVRRDRPLRDPVV from the coding sequence ATGAACACTTTCGGCAGGGAGTTCAGAATAACTACCTTTGGCGAGTCTCACGGCAAGGCAGTCGGCGTGGTAATTGACGGCGTGCCTGCAGGCCTGCCGCTGAGCGAGGAGGATATTAAAAGGGAGTTGGAGAGGAGGATGTTTTGCCACATCCACTGGCTAAACCCGAGGTGCGAGCCCGAGGAGTTTGAGATACTATCCGGCGTAAAAAACGGCCACACCCAGGGCACTCCCATAGCAATAGTCATTTGGAACAAGAGGGCGATTTCTAGTTATTACGACGAGCTTTGGATGAAGCCCAGGCCGGGCCACGCCGATTTGGCCTACTATTTGAAATACGGCAAATTCTACGACCATAGAGGCGGCGGCAGGGCTTCCGGCCGCACCACAGCCGCTATTGTGGCCGCGGGGGCTGTGGCGAAGAAATTGCTGTCGCAATTGGGGGTGGATGTGTGCGGCCATATAATTGAGCTGGGGGGGATAGAGGTGAGGAGGAGCTACACCTTTGAGGAGGTAAAGAGCAGTTGGGCAAAGCCGTTGCCCGTTGTAGACGACGAGGCACTTGCGGCGATGTTAGAGACTCTGAGGAAAAACGCCGCTGAGGGAGACAGCGTTGGAGGCGGCGTGGAGATCTGGGCTGTGGGCGTGCCGCCCGGCCTGGGAGAGCCCCACTTTGGGAAAATAAAGGCGGAGTTGGCAATGGCGGCTTTTTCAATCCCCGCCGTTGTGGCGCTGGACTGGGGGGCCGGCAGGGCGCTGGCGAAAATGAGGGGGAGCGAGGCCAACGACCCAATAATAATCAAGAGCGGGAGGCCCGCCCTAGAGAGCAATAAAATAGGCGGCGTCCTCGGCGGGATAACCGTCGGCGAGCCTATATATTTCAGAGTGTGGTTTAAGCCAACTCCGTCAGTGCGGAAGCCTCAGAGGACTGTGGACTTAGCAAAAATGGAGCCGGCAGTTTTAGAGTTCAAGGGGAGGTACGACGTCTCAGTAGTGCCAAAGGCTTTAGTCGCCCTAGAGGCAATGACCGCCATTACGCTGGCCGACCACGCGCTAAGGGCTGGCCTAGTGAGGAGGGACAGGCCGCTGAGAGATCCCGTCGTGTAA
- the aroE gene encoding shikimate dehydrogenase → MYFAVIGAHVRGKSASPAMHTASFKALGINAVYIAVDVPKEELGCFAQIARLNFRGFNVTIPHKEEVVKFLDALSAEARAIGAVNTVLVERNLMVGYNTDAHAVYKLAGGHMEGAEVLILGAGGAARAALFAAIKAGAKKIYVKNRTAERAEALAREFREKFERPIEAIPWSGAVKADVVINATPIHDAVIADLTGASLYVEFVYTPTPRTKMVEEAERLGVKVVDGVDLLVEQGAQAEKIWLGVEPDRAVMKKAVLEFLGL, encoded by the coding sequence ATGTACTTCGCTGTGATTGGGGCGCACGTGAGGGGCAAATCGGCGAGTCCGGCGATGCACACAGCCTCTTTCAAGGCGCTGGGCATAAACGCAGTTTATATAGCCGTAGACGTGCCTAAAGAGGAATTGGGCTGTTTCGCCCAAATAGCGAGGTTGAATTTCAGAGGCTTTAACGTGACAATTCCGCATAAGGAAGAGGTCGTAAAGTTTTTAGACGCCCTCTCAGCGGAGGCAAGGGCAATTGGCGCGGTCAACACGGTGTTGGTGGAGAGGAATTTAATGGTGGGCTATAACACAGACGCCCACGCCGTGTATAAACTGGCGGGGGGACACATGGAGGGCGCAGAGGTGTTAATCCTGGGGGCAGGGGGAGCAGCGAGGGCCGCCCTCTTCGCCGCCATAAAGGCGGGGGCTAAAAAGATATACGTCAAAAACCGCACGGCGGAGAGGGCTGAGGCGCTTGCCCGGGAGTTCCGGGAGAAGTTCGAAAGGCCTATTGAGGCAATTCCGTGGAGCGGCGCCGTTAAGGCGGATGTCGTAATAAACGCCACTCCTATACACGACGCAGTAATTGCGGATCTCACCGGCGCGTCTCTATACGTGGAGTTCGTCTACACGCCTACGCCGAGGACTAAAATGGTGGAAGAGGCCGAGAGGCTTGGCGTAAAGGTCGTAGACGGCGTGGATCTCTTGGTAGAGCAGGGCGCCCAGGCCGAGAAAATATGGCTGGGTGTGGAGCCCGACAGGGCTGTGATGAAAAAAGCAGTTTTAGAGTTCCTAGGCCTATGA